TTATACTCTGACcaactttcaaaaaataataatcagcAAGAAACTGAGTTAAAAAAAACTGTATTCAAATGCACACATATGACCCAATGACCAGTTTCAGATTTTGTAAATACGTAtgttacagtttttttttttttttttttgtcatcaaaaaGTCAGCATGGATCTGTTCCTTTACCGTAACCTTCCTTTACTGTAACCTTGTTGACATCTAATGTCCAGATGTGAaagctttgtttttttgttgtatgGTAACTAATTTTGCCTAAAAAATTTATGAGGACATGCTTTTAGCTAACCTGGTTCATGAGGAATTTTCTTCTACATTGCTGGGCCAAGAACACATGTTCAAGCTCTAAAGCCATTGGAAGTACCCTAAAGAACAATAATTAAACCCTCAAAGCTGCAAACTGCCACCATATTCATAAGTCATAACCAATCCTATGTTTGAGGACTAGGTTTTCGTGAGTTTAAAAAGAGCATATTCACGAGCTGAACCAaccaaaataacaataataacagCAAATTAGTCAACTAGCATAAGTGTACCTTTACAATTATGAACAACCAGATATACGCTTTTGTGCTGAAGCTGTAGATAAACATTTGACAGAAATATTTATTCCTATTGAACTTCAGCCAGAAAGTCCGTAAAATGCCCTACACTAGCTAACAAGCTAGCCAATCTGTATGTACATTAGCAAACTTAACTAGCTGTGGGCTTATAGAACGACAACTACCGGGCAGTGCTTACACCTTCTCTGAAAAGCATATTTGCCACTTTTGGAGGGATCCAAGCTGAGTTGCCTGCACTTTGGCCATCCATGTGTTGACCATCTGTGTGTATAGCACTGGTCTGTTGCTTCTTCACTTTTGACCTCCCAATTTTCTTTCCAACGAAAATGCCTAGCTTCATGGCTGTAAATAGGCCCAATGTAATCAGAAGTGGTCTCACTGCCCAGTGAAAATCCTCAAGGTGTTGGTACTTCTTTCCCATCCCTGGGCAAGTGTTAAATGTAACCATTTCTACTTCAGCTGGATCGGCGAAAGAGCTCCATTCATCTTTAAAAGTCAAAATCCCTGGGAACTTGACAAGAAGGCACCCATTTGGTAAGATCCAAGAAATCCTCCCTGTAGCCCAAGCCCCACTCCTTTTACGAGGCCATTCGAATCGGGGGCTCAGAACAGTGGCTTTCAGTCTAACAAACTCACCCACGCAGTAAGATTCTGCCATCTGGAACTCTGAAGAGCTCCCCTTCCAAAGAGTTTCCATCCCAATAAATCCAACATCCACACTACCATCACGATTTATGGAATGAATAATACCCACTGGTGAGTGCTTTTTGTCTTCTTCCTTTAAGCGTACCCAATCACCAGCTGCCAAGCCAAACGTGACCCGCTCCAGAGTTGAAATGTGAACCCTTAACGGGTCATGGATGCCATGGACCCTCACCAAAACAAATCCGTCTCTATCTGCATCACGTTCTAGACCCACAACTATTCCTTCTGGAACATCCATGTTTTCAGGTTTGCACGAGTTTGGTGGCTTTCTGGATCGCACTGTGTCACCCACTTGCAGACGATCCTTTGTAAGGAACCACTCTGTGTAACCAGTGTTACTCGATTTTTCCATGATTGATCCAGTCCCAAGACCTGTCCAGCCTCCATCATTGTTGAGAGCATTCTGCAAGCTGCAAATTTGTGTCAATCAATAACACACAAGTACCATTGACTAACTAGCCGAAAGATTACCTCAAGTAAAATTAAAGCTGaacaatttaaaatatgaaCAGAAGAATAGTTCCTAGGTGTATATTTGAGAATAACatttaacattttcataaaaggAATATTTCCACCAAGGTACTGCTCTGTTTGTCACTTGGTTAATAATCATATCAAATGAAAGATGGGGGGCCTTGCTATTCAAATTTATAAGCGTTAGATGCTGAGAGGTAAACAGGAGCCACAGCAAGGCAAGCATTGAGTTTGCTAGCTCCAATATGGACAGTGCAATTAGTAAGAATTAAGTATCTATGCAGGTCCATGAGTACAATAAATGTTTAAAGAGGCATCTAAAGGAATATGGGTGAATTCTAATATATGCCACTATAGGAATACCTCTGATTTACAATACGCACCCTTAATAAGTAACAAACTTGTCCCATACAGacagtttctttttttcctcttgtaTAATCACCTCAAGTGgtttaaataaagtaattgcTTCCACAAGACAACTAATAATATGGTCATTTATTGGAGACAGCTGCTTAGCCATAATTTCTGCAATGTAAATCATctataaaagtaataaacagGTAgaagtaacaaaataaattacagCTAATAAGGACATCCAAATGATAATCTTCTGAGGCTTATCTAGATAAGCAATAATATACTATATGCAGCTTTAAATCAGCCATGGGAATCCAAATTGATTTTCATAGACCAAGTATCTTTCTAGTATTATTCATGAAAGTTcatgcacacaaaaaaaaaaaaaaaaaatcatctttggGAAGAGGGGAGGGGGAAGAGGATGCATGCAAATCTGAACCAGAATTTTATCTTTGGGAAGAGatgaaattcaattaaaaaaaaaatctaaaaataattggaattcaagaatgaaaaaacacatttaaaaaatctacaaatcaaacaaattatatatttttttgataagtcaaacaaaaatcatatttatggTTTTACTTATATGATCAATattcttataataaataaaaataaaaaactcatttaGAAATCATAGTTGATAGAAGATAAATTAGATTCATAGAtataatatatgaatatattaCAGAATAACACTATACACATCCATAAATCAAAACCATCACTCATATGTCAAGTGCAAATTCTAGCACATATAAATAAGGAAATCTAGAATAAACCTTGATTCAGTTGTCTCTACTAGCCAAAATCCTCTAATAAACAAATTTATGCTGTTATATCTACCTTGCACCTAATTCTAAACAAACCtccccaaacacacacacacacacacacacacacaaaagaagtaaaaaatcaactttgaggggaaaaaaacatGTGTGCTTCAAATTTGTTACCATCTCTATCATAATTTGAGAAGAGTGCATGCCTGTGCGCCGGTGGGGTGGTGTTTGCTAAAATAAGGAAGCACAAATATGCACATCCAAGAGGCAAGTAAatatcttagattttttttggataggtaatgGAAATTATTATTGGATGTACATATGCACTACCAAGAATAATTTAGAATAGAAATAAGAGTAACCCTAAGTTTCAGGTGGATCCTTTGCCTCCACAATAGTTGAACTCAAAAAAGAGGATCAATTAGAACAAAGGTAGACACCAAGTTATTgatacgagagagagagagagaagggtaaCTAATGTGGGGCAGATTGCGGTGAGAGGGTAGTGAAGGGCAGATCAGCAGGcggcaataaatttttttttttggggggggggggggggggtggtgcaATGGGGCTGTGAGGGGTCAAGGGCAGAGCGGCTGAGGGTAGAAggtttttatcatattttttaatattagcaGGCCAGGTTCAGGTTGGGTGCAATGATCCCCGATACAGGTGGAGCCATAGAGGACCCACCCCCATACCATCTACTCAATGGGTCAGATAAAATCTGTCCCACTAAGGTCATCGGGCGGGTCGAGTACCCTCAGGCTGCCATCTGGAAGCATAATTATTAGTTAATGTTACATCACTCAGTAACTTCTTATTGgactaatattttaaaaattacaccATTGGATTACAAATTCTCACTCTTCTCGACAGGCACCCCAAatttagtattaataaaatCTATTTACAATTTGATTCATGAACTTATGTTTTGTgaagaattttaaaatacaaaaaacttaAACATTTTACAAATGAGATGGTTATTGATTTCTAATCATcatgaaattttgcaaacatcgAGAGTATAAGGAGAAATGCAATTCAATAgaagatttgtcaaaatacacgtctaataaaaaataattgagtggtgtaacattaccaAAATTTACATTAGGTGTAATTTAAACCCaaccatatatatcattaaaagaggagaggggggggggggttcatAGTATTAATATTTTGCCAAACCCAATATGACCTCCACATACCCATCATGTGATTGACCTTGACTAGTTTGTTTAAAATACATGGTCAATCCTAGAATTTTGGTACTAAGTCTTAGTGGTTGTTGTGTACATGGCCATAATGCTTGCCAAATAACAAGATAATAGGAAATTAAGAACTACCTctaaaaaatgtccaaaaaaatggtttttataatttaagacTACCAGGGGACAGGCCTTGGTGCGATGGCAAGTGCCTTCcatcaaaaaatacaaaccccATGTTCATGCTCAAGTTTAAGAATCAATCtctcaaccaaaaaatttaggggTAAGGCTGCTTACTATGGCCTCTCTTAAACCCCACAAAAGTGGGAGTTTTGCGCATTgggtatgaatttttttactttttaaaatctaCTAAACAAATGAGTTTTGGATTGGATCATAAATGACATTAGATCAAGTGAAAATTTGAGCATGCATGATAAGCATATGAAGGACACGTACAATAAAGGCAGACTTGGTAGATATTAATCTAATTGAAAGTTTTTGAATGGTGTATAATCACAAAGAGTAACATGGCTTGTGTAGGCCACTGTCACCTTCTGCAATAATTTCATTATAGGGTTCTGCTATATGGATATGTAATTTAAAGCTTATGTTCACCATGATCAGAAAGCAGTTTCCACATCCTCATGCACCACAACAAAATCTAATTTGCAATTAACTAACGATCATGTCAATTGAGTTTGAGTCAATCATTCACCTTCACCTAATATTTCATTCTCATGAATCCATTTGCCATCATGGACAATGATTGGGATCATGTCAATTGATCCCACCAATGACTAGATAGCGGTTTCCAATCCTTAATTCCTTATGCACCACAACAAATTCAAACTTGCAACTATGGATCATGTCAATTGAGTTTGAGTCAATCATTCACCTTCTCCTAATATTTCATTTCTCATGGATGCATCTTCCATCAAAGAATAAACTTGTCATGTTTCACAGCCTAAGAAATTCATACTCAGGTTTAGCTATGATACTAGGACACGCCTATTTTGCAACTGGAGatgttcatttttcattttcgaACAAGTGATCAATTAACACTTTATTTTTCAGCAAGATAAACCTGCCATCAACTACATTGTCaactttcattttattaatagattttgattattaaagtttagttgaattataaattagAGTCATTACTTTCAATTAAATCTTAAACATTGAATCTACTAAATAAGAATTATTAAATagtacattttaattttaagtgaAAGATGAAAATAGCAAACCCTACAAAACCATATCTGAACTGTGCAAGTCAAGAAAGCTTTGCATCAATATGCTTTCTTAAATGATGGTTCACTCTCAAATAATAGCCATCTTTTTTTAGGCAAGTACAAATCATGCTCATGTTGAACTCGTGGTCTCACCATCTTATCCTTTTACTCATTGAGGGAGGAGATGCAATTAGGTCCAAAGGCCATTTGCTTTTATAATTACTC
This DNA window, taken from Quercus robur chromosome 2, dhQueRobu3.1, whole genome shotgun sequence, encodes the following:
- the LOC126712913 gene encoding E3 ubiquitin-protein ligase KEG; this encodes MAKQIVPAQPAASYEYELLEDDDQLRTVVVSSSQISPWIQPAKLKLRHRIGRGAFGDVWLATHHQSMEDYDQFHEVAVKMLHPIKEDHIRDVLHKFEDFFSKCQGVGGVCWLHGISIINGKLCIIMKFYEGSVGDKMARLKGGKLSLPDVLRYGIDLAQGTLELHSKGILVLNLKPSNVLFIENDHVMLGDFGIPYLLLGIPLPSSDTAHRLGTPNYMAPEQWQPEVRGPISFETDSWGFGCSILEMLTGVQPWRGKSVDEIYHSVVRKQEKPVIPCDLPPLLEKLLTGCFEYDFRSRPLMTDILHVFKSLQNALNNDGGWTGLGTGSIMEKSSNTGYTEWFLTKDRLQVGDTVRSRKPPNSCKPENMDVPEGIVVGLERDADRDGFVLVRVHGIHDPLRVHISTLERVTFGLAAGDWVRLKEEDKKHSPVGIIHSINRDGSVDVGFIGMETLWKGSSSEFQMAESYCVGEFVRLKATVLSPRFEWPRKRSGAWATGRISWILPNGCLLVKFPGILTFKDEWSSFADPAEVEMVTFNTCPGMGKKYQHLEDFHWAVRPLLITLGLFTAMKLGIFVGKKIGRSKVKKQQTSAIHTDGQHMDGQSAGNSAWIPPKVANMLFREGVSTAR